One Punica granatum isolate Tunisia-2019 chromosome 3, ASM765513v2, whole genome shotgun sequence genomic window carries:
- the LOC116201378 gene encoding UDP-glycosyltransferase 91A1-like: protein MAEIVDHELHIVMFPWLAFGHMIPFIEVAKHMARKGHRISFVSTPQNIDRLPRISPELTTLIDFVKIPLPAVENLPENAEATSDLTYDKVQYLKKAYDLLREPMTRLLESLAPDFVIYDFVPYWLGPIARNLGIKTAMFSIYIAATLVFTGPTWASMGGDHRKRPEDFTVPPEWVPFKTHVAFPYFAIKRIFDAVEGNASGVSDMHRFGAAEEGADIITLRSSYEVEPEWLKLLEELHQKPVFPVGQLPPPSAGDCNSRDETKSWQRIKQWLDLQRKSSVVYVAFGSEAKPSQDELTKIALGLEKSGLPFFWVLRTQLGSSDTDSVKLPDGFEERVKGRGFVWTTWAPQVSILANDSVGGILTHSGWGSVVEALCFERALILFALLSDQGLNVRFMEEKKMGYPIPRNESDGSFTSDDVAESLRLVLVEEEGKVYRDKAKEMKEVLGNPHLQEQYMDNLLNHMKANRPMTRSNK, encoded by the coding sequence ATGGCGGAGATTGTTGACCATGAGCTCCACATAGTGATGTTCCCATGGCTGGCCTTCGGCCACATGATTCCGTTCATTGAGGTCGCCAAGCATATGGCAAGAAAGGGTCACCGAATCTCGTTTGTGTCAACCCCCCAAAACATCGATCGGCTCCCGAGAATTTCCCCAGAGCTCACCACCCTCATCGATTTCGTGAAGATCCCACTTCCTGCCGTGGAAAACCTCCCGGAGAATGCCGAGGCCACCAGCGACCTGACCTATGACAAGGTCCAATACTTGAAGAAAGCGTACGACTTACTTCGTGAGCCCATGACAAGGCTTCTTGAGTCCTTGGCCCCGGACTTTGTCATATACGACTTCGTACCTTACTGGCTCGGCCCGATCGCGAGAAATCTGGGCATCAAGACAGCCATGTTTAGCATCTACATAGCTGCAACCTTGGTCTTCACTGGCCCCACCTGGGCCTCGATGGGTGGCGATCACAGGAAGAGGCCGGAGGACTTCACCGTGCCTCCAGAGTGGGTCCCGTTTAAGACGCACGTCGCGTTTCCCTATTTCGCCATAAAGAGAATCTTCGATGCCGTCGAGGGGAATGCATCTGGAGTGTCCGACATGCACCGGTTCGGAGCGGCAGAGGAAGGTGCAGACATTATCACCCTCAGGAGCAGCTATGAGGTCGAGCCCGAGTGGCTGAAGCTGCTTGAGGAACTCCACCAGAAGCCCGTCTTTCCGGTCGGTCAGTTGCCCCCTCCTAGTGCTGGTGATTGCAACTCAAGAGATGAAACCAAATCGTGGCAGCGCATCAAGCAGTGGCTCGACTTACAGAGGAAAAGCTCTGTGGTTTACGTAGCATTCGGAAGCGAGGCCAAACCCAGTCAAGATGAACTAACCAAGATCGCTTTAGGGTTGGAGAAGTCCGGGCTGCCATTCTTTTGGGTCCTCAGGACCCAACTCGGCTCCTCCGATACCGATAGTGTAAAACTGCCGGATGGGTTTGAGGAGAGGGTGAAAGGGAGGGGCTTCGTATGGACGACATGGGCGCCTCAAGTAAGTATACTCGCCAACGACTCGGTGGGTGGGATCCTGACTCACTCAGGGTGGGGCTCCGTGGTTGAGGCACTGTGTTTCGAGAGGGCTCTCATACTATTCGCACTCCTCTCGGATCAAGGGCTCAATGTTAGGTTtatggaggagaagaagatgggGTATCCGATCCCGAGGAATGAGTCAGACGGGTCGTTTACGAGTGACGACGTCGCCGAGTCGCTGAGGCTAGTTTTGGTGGAGGAGGAAGGAAAGGTTTACAGAGACAAGGCAAAGGAGATGAAGGAGGTGCTGGGAAACCCACATCTTCAAGAGCAATACATGGATAATTTGCTCAATCATATGAAAGCAAACAGACCAATGACAAGAAGCAACAAATAA
- the LOC116201615 gene encoding UDP-glycosyltransferase 91A1-like has protein sequence MADTADDKLHIVMFPWLAFGHMIPYLELTKHFGRKGHRVSFLSTPRNIDRLPGIPLDLVALVEYVKIPLPAVENLPETAEATSDLPYDKIQYLKIAHDKLLDPVAKFLKSSDADWIIYDFAAYWIGPIARELSIKSAQFSIFFASSLAFMGPTWSLMGGDYRKAPEDYTVAPKWIPFQTSLAFRLFEIKRIFDSFDGNASGVTDIYRFGAGQESADLIMVRSSYEVQPEWLKLLGDLIPKPVLPVGQLPPGQGDYGHSKETDEWQWINEWLDSKERGSVVYIAFGTESKPTQVELTQIALGLEKSRLPFFWVLKTQLGSSDVDRVELPDGFMERVKGRGLVWTSWAPQLKVLAHDSVGGFLSHCGGTSVVEAMSLGKPLIMFPLLSDQALNARLLEEKQMGHPILRNESDGSFTSDSVAQSLRLVMVEEEGKVYREKVKEMRSAYGNMDIQNRYIDNLLNHLKANRPVAKIHST, from the coding sequence ATGGCCGATACAGCTGATGATAAGCTCCACATAGTGATGTTTCCATGGCTGGCTTTTGGCCACATGATCCCATACTTGGAGCTCACCAAGCATTTCGGGAGAAAGGGTCACCGTGTCTCTTTCCTTTCGACCCCACGAAACATCGATCGGCTTCCGGGAATCCCCCTGGACCTCGTAGCCCTGGTTGAATACGTGAAAATTCCGCTTCCTGCCGTGGAGAACCTGCCCGAAACTGCTGAGGCTACCAGTGACTTGCCCTATGACAAGATCCAGTACTTAAAGATAGCACACGACAAGCTCCTCGATCCCGTGGCCAAGTTCCTCAAGTCGTCCGACGCAGACTGGATAATCTACGACTTCGCCGCTTACTGGATCGGACCCATCGCCCGCGAACTGAGCATCAAGAGTGCCCAGTTCAGTATCTTCTTCGCGTCGAGCTTGGCCTTCATGGGGCCCACATGGTCCCTCATGGGAGGGGACTACCGGAAGGCACCCGAGGACTACACGGTCGCTCCCAAGTGGATCCCATTCCAGACGAGCCTCGCGTTTCGACTTTTCGAGATAAAGAGGATCTTCGACTCCTTTGATGGGAATGCTTCGGGTGTGACCGACATTTATCGGTTTGGAGCAGGGCAGGAGAGCGCGGACCTCATAATGGTCAGGAGTAGCTACGAGGTCCAGCCTGAGTGGCTCAAGCTCCTCGGGGACCTCATTCCGAAACCTGTCTTGCCGGTGGGTCAGTTGCCCCCGGGACAGGGAGATTATGGTCACAGCAAGGAGACTGATGAGTGGCAATGGATAAACGAGTGGCTCGACTCAAAAGAGAGGGGCTCCGTCGTTTACATTGCATTCGGAACCGAGTCGAAACCGACCCAAGTCGAACTGACTCAGATCGCTCTCGGGCTGGAGAAATCCAGGTTACCGTTCTTCTGGGTCCTTAAGACCCAACTTGGGTCATCCGATGTAGATCGGGTCGAACTTCCAGATGGATTCATGGAGAGGGTCAAAGGCCGGGGACTCGTGTGGACGAGCTGGGCACCTCAGCTCAAGGTACTGGCGCACGACTCGGTGGGCGGGTTCCTGAGCCATTGTGGGGGTACCTCAGTTGTGGAGGCGATGAGCCTCGGGAAACCTCTTATAATGTTCCCGCTCTTATCGGATCAGGCGTTGAATGCTCGCCTTTTGGAGGAGAAGCAGATGGGGCACCCGATCCTAAGGAACGAGTCGGACGGGTCATTCACGAGCGACTCCGTAGCGCAATCGTTGAGGCTGGTGATGGTAGAGGAGGAAGGAAAGGTTTACCGAGAGAAGGTGAAGGAGATGAGAAGTGCTTATGGAAACATGGATATTCAAAACCGTTACATAGATAATTTACTGAATCATTTGAAAGCAAACCGACCTGTCGCCAAGATTCATTCTACATAG
- the LOC116199960 gene encoding pentatricopeptide repeat-containing protein At5g65560, giving the protein MQTLTHLPFRNGAISSAARCCASSRTAAASAIAAAPLDRQHQNHRLLLSESLTSVAHSPASPSPIPELLSILSSPNWQKNPALRTLIPSITPSHVSSLFAFNVDPQTALGFFNWIAQRPGFKHNVQSHSSLLAILIPNNFLGVAEKVRLSMIKCCDSVDDARFLLDFVLSMNRDSGLKFKLTVRCYNTLLMSLSRFLMIDEMKKVYIEMLDEKVSPNIYTFNTMINAYCKLGKVAEAEVYVRKIFQAGLSPDTFTYTSLILGCCRNRDVDGAYGVFVQMPQKGCRRNEVSYTNLLHGLCEAKRVDEALKLFSQMGEDNCFPTVRTYTVLIWGLCGSNRRSEAMDLFEEMPKRGCQPNLHTYTVLMDSMCKDNKVDEARRMLDGLLEKGLVPNVVTYNALMDGYCKEGRMDDALEVLALLESNSCSPNARTYNELICGYSRIKNLHKAMALLDRMIERKLSPDLMTYNSLIHGQCKLGELDTAYRLLDMMEESGLAPDQWTYGFLIDTLCKKSRVQEAHDLFESLPKKGVKANEVMYTALIDGCCKAGKLEDAKNLVNRMLEEGCLPNSCTYNALIDGLCKEGKMEEALNMVEKVTKDLKPTVHTYTIMIKQMLAEGDFDHAQKVFEQMVSSGLQPDVFTYTTFLHAYCIQGRVKEAEHVMDKMKKEGIVPDSLTYTLLIDAYGRLGLLPCAFDVLKRMFAAGCVPSHHTYSFLLKHILIEKQVKENGIAVGLGSVSNIKTTIDLDDVWNTVEFPSVLELFDKMSEHGCYPDLNTYTKLIIGFCNKGRLEIAFQVFGHMEERGITPNEKTYISLINCCCAQRLLGEAMKLMDGMIEQGLLPQLESYKLLLCGLYDEEENDKAKEAFCSLLEHGYNHDEVAWKLLVDGLLKRGFVDRCSELLGIMEKKGFQPHPKTYSMLIEGLDST; this is encoded by the coding sequence ATGCAAACCCTTACCCATCTCCCATTCCGGAATGGCGCCATCTCGTCCGCCGCCCGTTGCTGCGCCTCCTCCCGTACGGCCGCCGCCTCCGCCATTGCCGCCGCCCCGCTCGACCGTCAGCACCAGAACCACCGCCTCCTCCTCAGCGAATCGCTCACCTCAGTCGCCCATTCTCCAGCTTCTCCATCTCCCATTCCCGAGCTCCTCTCCATTCTCTCCTCCCCGAACTGGCAGAAGAACCCAGCGTTGAGAACCCTGATCCCCTCCATCACCCCTTCCCATGTCTCTTCCCTCTTCGCCTTCAACGTTGACCCTCAGACCGCCCTTGGGTTCTTCAATTGGATCGCCCAGCGGCCCGGGTTCAAGCACAACGTCCAGTCTCATTCATCTCTTCTCGCCATTCTCATTCCCAATAACTTTCTTGGCGTTGCCGAGAAGGTTAGGCTTTCCATGATCAAATGCTGTGATTCGGTCGATGACGCTCGGTTCTTGCTGGATTTTGTGCTGAGCATGAATCGTGATAGTGGGTTAAAGTTCAAGCTCACTGTTAGATGCTATAATACATTGTTGATGTCATTGTCAAGGTTCCTTATGATCGATGAAATGAAGAAAGTGTACATAGAGATGCTAGACGAGAAGGTTTCGCCGAACATTTATACGTTTAATACGATGATTAATGCCTACTGTAAGCTGGGGAAGGTGGCGGAGGCTGAGGTTTATGTGAGGAAGATTTTCCAGGCTGGGTTGAGTCCCGACACGTTTACATATACTTCTCTGATTTTGGGATGTTGCCGGAACCGAGATGTAGATGGTGCCTACGGGGTGTTTGTGCAAATGCCCCAAAAGGGTTGTCGAAGAAATGAGGTTTCGTACACCAATCTTCTTCATGGCCTTTGCGAGGCTAAGCGGGTTGATGAGGCTCTTAAATTGTTTTCTCAGATGGGTGAAGATAATTGTTTTCCCACGGTTCGCACTTACACAGTTTTGATATGGGGTTTGTGCGGATCGAATAGGAGGTCAGAGGCAATGGATCTTTTTGAGGAGATGCCCAAGAGGGGCTGCCAGCCTAATCTTCATACTTATACCGTGCTTATGGATAGCATGTGTAAAGATAACAAGGTTGATGAAGCACGGAGAATGTTAGATGGGTTGTTGGAGAAGGGATTGGTCCCTAATGTGGTCACATACAATGCTTTAATGGATGGGTATTGCAAGGAAGGAAGGATGGATGATGCTTTGGAAGTTTTGGCTTTGCTGGAGTCAAATAGTTGCAGCCCGAATGCTCGGACATACAATGAATTGATATGTGGGTATTCTCGGATTAAAAACCTGCACAAGGCTATGGCCCTGCTTGATCGGATGATTGAGCGCAAGCTGTCCCCAGACCTAATGACATATAATTCATTAATCCATGGTCAGTGTAAATTAGGTGAGCTAGATACTGCTTATAGGCTGCTCGATATGATGGAGGAAAGTGGCCTTGCTCCTGATCAGTGGACATATGGCTTTTTAATAGACACCCTCTGCAAGAAAAGCAGAGTTCAAGAAGCCCATGATTTATTTGAATCTCTACCCAAGAAAGGTGTTAAGGCAAATGAAGTGATGTATACAGCTCTAATTGATGGGTGCTGCAAAGCTGGGAAACTCGAAGATGCCAAGAATTTAGTGAATAGGATGCTTGAAGAGGGATGTCTTCCGAATTCTTGTACTTATAATGCCTTGATAGATGGTCTCTGCAAAGAGGGAAAGATGGAAGAGGCACTTAATATGGTTGAAAAGGTGACGAAGGATTTGAAACCCACAGTCCACACCTATACAATTATGATTAAGCAAATGCTTGCTGAAGGGGATTTTGACCATGCCCAAAAGGTTTTCGAGCAAATGGTTTCTTCAGGACTGCAACCTGATGTATTCACCTACACCACATTCTTGCATGCTTATTGCATCCAAGGGAGAGTAAAAGAGGCAGAACATGTGATGGATAAGATGAAGAAAGAAGGGATCGTGCCAGACTCGCTTACTTACACCTTATTAATTGATGCGTATGGGCGCTTAGGATTGCTTCCTTGTGCTTTTGATGTCTTAAAGCGAATGTTCGCTGCTGGTTGTGTGCCTTCTCACCATACTTATTCATTTCTACTGAAGCATATTTTGATCGAGAAACAAGTGAAGGAAAATGGGATTGCTGTTGGATTAGGATCAGTATCAAACATTAAGACAACCATTGATCTGGATGATGTTTGGAACACTGTAGAATTCCCATCTGTCTTGGAACTTTTTGACAAGATGTCCGAACATGGGTGTTATCCTGATTTGAATACTTACACAAAGCTCATTATTGGATTTTGTAATAAGGGGCGCCTGGAAATTGCGTTTCAAGTGTTTGGTCATATGGAAGAGAGAGGAATAACTCCCAATGAGAAGACCTACATCTCCCTTATTAATTGTTGCTGCGCTCAGAGATTGTTGGGTGAAGCCATGAAACTCATGGATGGTATGATCGAACAGGGCCTTCTACCTCAGCTAGAGTCATACAAGCTTCTTCTTTGTGGTCTTTATGATGAGGAAGAAAATGACAAGGCTAAAGAAGCTTTCTGCTCTCTGCTGGAGCATGGGTATAATCACGATGAGGTGGCATGGAAGCTTCTAGTTGACGGGCTACTTAAGAGAGGTTTTGTTGACAGATGCTCTGAGCTGCTAGGTATTATGGAGAAAAAAGGATTCCAACCTCATCCTAAAACATATTCAATGTTGATTGAGGGACTGGACAGTACTTGA